Sequence from the Malaciobacter pacificus genome:
GGATCTGTTGATGATGGTAAATCAACATTAATTGGAAGACTTTTATATGATTCAAAAATGATTTTTGAAGACCAATTAGCAGCTATTGAAAAAGATAGTAAAAAAGTTGGAACAACTGGTGATAAAATTGACTTAGCACTATTAGTTGATGGATTAGCATCTGAGAGAGAACAAGGTATTACTATTGATGTTGCTTATAGATTCTTCTCAACTGATAAAAGAAAGTTCATTATTGCAGATACTCCAGGTCACGAACAATATACAAGAAATATGGCAACAGGAGCAAGTACAGCTGATGTTGCTATTATCTTAATTGATGCAAGAGCTGGGATTTTAACTCAAACTAAAAGACACTCTTATATTGCTTCATTATTAGGAATTAAAAACCTTATCGTTGCAATTAATAAAATGGATTTAGTTGATTTTTCACAAGAAGTATTTGAAAATATTAAAAGAGATTACAATGATATTATTTCATTCTTACCTCATAATAAAGATTTAAATATTCAGTTTATTCCTATTTCTGCTTTAGATGGAGATAATATCTTAACTAACTCAGAAAAATCACCATGGTATACGCAGAAGCCTTTAATGCAGTTATTAGATACTATTGAGATTCATAAACAAGAGTCTAATTCATTTAGATTACCAGTTCAATATGTGATTAGACCTCACTTAAACTTTAGAGGTTTTTCTGGAACTATTACAAGTGGAACAATAAGTGTTGGTGATGAGATTACTGTATTACCTTCAAGAAAGACAAGTAAAGTTAAATCAATAGTATCAAATGATATTAAAGATTTAAGACCAATTGGAAAAGATGAAACTGTTGAAACTATACAAAAAGCATTTGCTCCAATGGCAACAACAATTACACTTGAAGATGAGATTGATATTAGTAGAGGGGATATGATTGTAAAATCAACTGATATTCCTAAAGTATCAAATCACTTATCAGCAATGGTAGTATGGATGGATGAAACACCATTAAAGTTAAATCAGAATTATGTGATAAAAAGAGCAACATCAGTTATAAATGGAGCATTTAATTCAATAGAGTTTAAAAAGAATATTAATACATTTGATGAGATTGATGCAGATGAATTAGCATTAAATGATATTGCAAAAGTTACATTATCATTAGATAGAGAAATTGCAGTTGATCCATACCATGAGAATAGATACACTGGAAGTTTCATTATTATTGATAAATATACAAACTCAACAGTAGGTGCTGGTATGATTGTATCTTCTATTGAAGGGTTTGCACATCTTGAAGAAGAGCAAAAAGTTTATTCTCAAGCTGAAGTTGAGTTAAATGCTTTCATTAGAAAAAACTACCCTGAGTGGAATTGTAAGGCTATCTAATGTCTAATAATTTAGCATTGAATATTGAGCAAATAAAAAAAGAAAAAGATGGATTAGATGTTTTAGGTGACATCTATATCCATGCTGTTTTAGGAGAAAAAATTCCATCAGAAGATCTACATAGATTACAATGGTATGGTATTTATGCAAGTGATGAAACTCAAAATTCATTTGAATTAAAAATCCCTTTAAATATGGGAGAACTTTCACTAAAACAATTAAAAGTTCTTACTCAGATTTCTCAAGAATTTGCTAATAACTCCTTAACTTTTAGTAATGAACAAAAAGTTGAACTTAAAGATATAAAAATATATAACTTTCCAAAGATTTTTAATCTTTTAAAAGAGGTGGATTTAACTACATTTTTTGAAGCAGGTCATACTGTTAGAAGAGTAATTACATGTCCATTAAATGGTATTGATAATGAGCAATTAATTGATGTTAGCTCTTTTGTTGAACAACTAGACAATACATTTATTGGGAATAAAAAATATTCAAATATGCCTAATAAACTTCAATTTTCCATAAGTGGTTATGAACAAGGTTGTGAACTATCTTTTACTCCCGATGTAAGCTTTAATGCATCAACTGACAGTAAAAATAAAATTATATTTTTAATTAAACTTTGTGGAGAAGATTTTGGATATGTTTATCCATCTCAATTAGTTTTAACAGCTAAAGCTATTGCCAAAATATACAGAGATTTTGGAAATAGAGAAGATATAAATAACAGCTCATTTGAAGCATTTTTAGAAGATTGGGGAGTTGCTAAATTCTATGATTTACTTAATTCCTCTTTACCCTTTAATGTTAAAAATAGCTCACAAAACAACAATGTATGTTTTATAAAAAAACCAAGAATGGGAATTCATCAAAGTGCTATTGAAGGTCAAAGTTATATTGGGTGCTTACTTAATAATCACTCACAAAAAAGTGAAACTATTTCTAAATTTACTCAAGTTTTAGAAAAATATAATGCATCAAAAATAAAAATTACTCACAAAGGTAATATTATAGTTTTAGATGCTCCTTCACAAAATGTAAATGAATTTGCACTAGAATTAGAAAAAATCAATTTTAATCCTTTCGTATAAACGGAAGGGTTGCTTACTAAAAGCAACTTCTTATATTAAATAACTTAAAATTATAAGCATAATAATTAGGACTAATTAACAATAAAATGAGTAGAGATATATTTAAACCTTTCTTTAATGAAAATACAAAAATACTAGATAACATCAGATATAACACTATTGGTAAAAATAAAAAAGAGTATTTTGATTATACTGCATCTGGACTTGCCTTTAGAGCTATTGAAAATAGAATACATGATGTACTTGAAACCTATGCAAATACTCACTCAAAAGAAGCATCTAATGCAGATAAAACTTCTAACTACTATGAAATGGCAAGAAGTAATCTAGCTAAAAGTTTAGAATTAAATGATGATTATGCAATACTGCCAATTGGTTGTGGTTCAACGGCTGCTATTAAAAAATTTCAAGAATTATTAGGAATTTATATTCCTCCTGCAACTATAAAAAGATTTGGTATTAGTGTAGCTAAAAAGAAACTACCCCTAGTTATTGTTGGACCTTATGAACATCACTCAAATGAAGTAAGCTACAGAGAAGCACTATGTGAAGTAAAAAGAATAAAATTAAATGATGAAGGCTTAGTAGATCTTAGACAATTAAAAGAGTTACTACAAGAGAATGCCCATCGAGAAATTATTGGATGTTTTTGTGTTGCTTCAAATGTATCAGGAATTATAACTCCATATGAAGAGATATCAAAACTTCTAAAACATTATGGAGCAAAAGTACTATTTGATGCCGCTGCTTCAAGTCCATATATGAATGTTCCTTGTGAATTATATGATGCCTTAGTGATTTCTCCTCATAAATTGCTTGGAGGTCCTGGAAGTTGTGGTCTTTTAGTTATAAAAAAATCATTAGTTGATACAACTATTTCTCCAACTTTTGCAGCAGGTGGAACAGTAGAGTATGTAAACAAAAATGAACAGATTTATCAAAAAGATGTAGAGATAAGAGAAGATGCGGGAACACCAGGTATTTTACAACTTATTAGAGCTAGTTTAGCATATCAACTTAGAAATGAAATTGGATTTGATTTTATAAAAAAACAAAAAGATGAATTAACTAAACTGTTTATTGAAGAATTAAAAGCAATTCCAAATTGTGAAATTTATGGAAATCAAGAAGTTGAGAATATTGGAATTATATCTTTTAATATTCAAGGTTTTAATCCCTATGAATTATGTAATAAATTATCTAAATTAAATGGAATACAAACTAGAGCTGGTTGTTCTTGTGCAGGCCCTTATGGTCATGATTTACTAGGTATTCAACAACTTGATATAAATAATAAACCAGGTTGGATTAGAGTCTCTATTCATTATTCTCAAACTAAAGATGAAATATTAGATTTAGTAGAAAATATAAAAAAA
This genomic interval carries:
- a CDS encoding aminotransferase class V-fold PLP-dependent enzyme, encoding MSRDIFKPFFNENTKILDNIRYNTIGKNKKEYFDYTASGLAFRAIENRIHDVLETYANTHSKEASNADKTSNYYEMARSNLAKSLELNDDYAILPIGCGSTAAIKKFQELLGIYIPPATIKRFGISVAKKKLPLVIVGPYEHHSNEVSYREALCEVKRIKLNDEGLVDLRQLKELLQENAHREIIGCFCVASNVSGIITPYEEISKLLKHYGAKVLFDAAASSPYMNVPCELYDALVISPHKLLGGPGSCGLLVIKKSLVDTTISPTFAAGGTVEYVNKNEQIYQKDVEIREDAGTPGILQLIRASLAYQLRNEIGFDFIKKQKDELTKLFIEELKAIPNCEIYGNQEVENIGIISFNIQGFNPYELCNKLSKLNGIQTRAGCSCAGPYGHDLLGIQQLDINNKPGWIRVSIHYSQTKDEILDLVENIKK
- the cysN gene encoding sulfate adenylyltransferase subunit CysN, with translation MAHQGDLISKDIEAYLKEHENKEILRFITCGSVDDGKSTLIGRLLYDSKMIFEDQLAAIEKDSKKVGTTGDKIDLALLVDGLASEREQGITIDVAYRFFSTDKRKFIIADTPGHEQYTRNMATGASTADVAIILIDARAGILTQTKRHSYIASLLGIKNLIVAINKMDLVDFSQEVFENIKRDYNDIISFLPHNKDLNIQFIPISALDGDNILTNSEKSPWYTQKPLMQLLDTIEIHKQESNSFRLPVQYVIRPHLNFRGFSGTITSGTISVGDEITVLPSRKTSKVKSIVSNDIKDLRPIGKDETVETIQKAFAPMATTITLEDEIDISRGDMIVKSTDIPKVSNHLSAMVVWMDETPLKLNQNYVIKRATSVINGAFNSIEFKKNINTFDEIDADELALNDIAKVTLSLDREIAVDPYHENRYTGSFIIIDKYTNSTVGAGMIVSSIEGFAHLEEEQKVYSQAEVELNAFIRKNYPEWNCKAI
- a CDS encoding sulfite reductase — its product is MSNNLALNIEQIKKEKDGLDVLGDIYIHAVLGEKIPSEDLHRLQWYGIYASDETQNSFELKIPLNMGELSLKQLKVLTQISQEFANNSLTFSNEQKVELKDIKIYNFPKIFNLLKEVDLTTFFEAGHTVRRVITCPLNGIDNEQLIDVSSFVEQLDNTFIGNKKYSNMPNKLQFSISGYEQGCELSFTPDVSFNASTDSKNKIIFLIKLCGEDFGYVYPSQLVLTAKAIAKIYRDFGNREDINNSSFEAFLEDWGVAKFYDLLNSSLPFNVKNSSQNNNVCFIKKPRMGIHQSAIEGQSYIGCLLNNHSQKSETISKFTQVLEKYNASKIKITHKGNIIVLDAPSQNVNEFALELEKINFNPFV